One genomic window of Pseudomonas aeruginosa includes the following:
- a CDS encoding LysR substrate-binding domain-containing protein → MLNPDDFRFPSIEALQAFEAAARLGTFERAAELLSITGSAASKRVSGLEGMLGVSLLQRDGRSLALTSHGREYLEQIAPILAQLAAVPLHRRQVQRQQRLTLRTPPTFARQILIPRLASFAEACPEIELEILLSSPSDGQDLPLADVEVRGDSHGVAAGERLLEERVLPMAAPGLLLGLPRPWTPAMLAGLPLLRSPLEPWQPWFRVAGLDWPEPCAGPRLLDLGMTLEAAANGQGVALARPSLARAWLAEGRLVVLFPLRSAPTHHYHLRSHQASPASQRFAAWLAAICREAVVQGREFLPAADD, encoded by the coding sequence ATGCTCAATCCCGACGATTTCCGTTTTCCTTCCATCGAAGCGTTGCAGGCGTTCGAAGCGGCTGCCCGGCTGGGTACCTTCGAGCGCGCCGCCGAACTCCTGTCGATCACCGGCAGCGCCGCCAGCAAGCGGGTTTCCGGTCTCGAGGGGATGCTCGGGGTGAGCCTGTTGCAGCGCGACGGCCGCTCGCTGGCGCTGACCTCCCACGGCCGCGAGTACCTCGAACAGATCGCGCCGATCCTCGCCCAGCTCGCGGCGGTTCCGCTGCATCGTCGCCAGGTCCAGCGCCAGCAGCGGCTGACCCTGCGCACGCCGCCGACCTTCGCCCGGCAGATCCTGATTCCGCGCCTGGCGTCCTTCGCCGAGGCCTGTCCGGAAATCGAGCTGGAGATTCTCCTGTCAAGTCCTTCGGACGGCCAGGACCTGCCGCTGGCCGATGTCGAGGTGCGCGGCGACAGCCATGGCGTGGCGGCCGGCGAGCGGCTGCTGGAGGAGCGCGTGCTACCGATGGCCGCGCCGGGGCTGCTGCTCGGCCTGCCGCGGCCCTGGACGCCAGCCATGCTCGCCGGCCTGCCGTTGCTGCGCTCGCCGCTGGAGCCCTGGCAGCCGTGGTTCCGCGTGGCCGGGCTGGACTGGCCGGAGCCCTGCGCCGGGCCGCGCCTGCTCGATTTGGGCATGACCCTGGAAGCCGCCGCCAACGGCCAGGGCGTGGCCCTCGCGCGACCCTCGCTGGCGCGCGCCTGGCTTGCCGAGGGGCGGCTGGTGGTGCTGTTCCCGCTGCGTTCGGCGCCCACCCACCATTACCACCTGCGCAGCCACCAGGCCTCGCCGGCCAGCCAGCGTTTCGCCGCCTGGCTGGCGGCGATCTGCCGCGAGGCGGTGGTCCAGGGCAGGGAATTCCTTCCGGCGGCGGACGACTGA
- a CDS encoding sigma-70 family RNA polymerase sigma factor: MENHYRELLRFLSARLGDRQAAADVAHDAYLRVLERSSQARIEHPRAFLYRTALNLAVDEHRRSRVRKAEPLHVLDEEEGMSEPSPQVLEDQRQRLDLLTLALNELPPLCRESFLLRKLEGLSHNEIAAHLNISRSLVEKHIVNAMRHCRLRMQAWESS; encoded by the coding sequence TTGGAAAACCATTATCGGGAGCTGTTGCGCTTTCTCAGCGCCAGGCTCGGAGACCGACAGGCGGCGGCCGACGTTGCTCACGACGCGTATTTGCGCGTGCTGGAACGCTCCAGTCAAGCGCGAATCGAGCATCCGCGGGCGTTCCTGTACCGGACGGCGCTCAATCTCGCGGTCGACGAGCATCGCCGCAGCCGGGTGCGCAAGGCCGAGCCCTTGCACGTCCTCGACGAGGAGGAGGGTATGTCCGAGCCTTCCCCCCAGGTACTCGAGGACCAGCGCCAGCGCCTCGACCTCTTGACCCTGGCGCTGAACGAACTGCCGCCGCTGTGCCGCGAGTCCTTCCTCCTGCGCAAGCTGGAAGGTCTTTCCCACAACGAGATAGCGGCGCACCTGAATATCTCCCGCAGTCTCGTGGAAAAGCACATCGTCAATGCGATGAGGCACTGCCGCCTGCGCATGCAAGCCTGGGAGTCCAGTTGA
- a CDS encoding (2Fe-2S)-binding protein, producing the protein MITLNLNGKDHQLDVTEDMPLLWAIRDVVGYTGTKFGCGMGLCGSCTIHIDGQATRSCITPVSLAQGRKVTTIDHLHTDKVGEVVQQAWLDIGVAQCGYCQGGQIMSATALLKSNPAPSDEQIEAAMAGNICRCGTYNRIKTAIHNASAKLQEAKA; encoded by the coding sequence ATGATTACCCTGAACCTCAATGGCAAGGATCATCAGCTCGATGTCACCGAGGATATGCCCTTGCTCTGGGCTATTCGCGACGTCGTCGGCTATACCGGGACCAAGTTCGGCTGCGGCATGGGCCTGTGCGGCTCCTGCACCATCCATATCGACGGCCAGGCCACCCGTTCCTGCATCACGCCGGTGAGCCTGGCGCAGGGCAGGAAGGTCACCACCATCGACCACCTGCACACCGACAAGGTCGGCGAAGTCGTCCAGCAGGCCTGGCTGGACATCGGCGTGGCGCAGTGCGGCTACTGCCAGGGCGGGCAGATCATGTCGGCCACGGCGTTGCTGAAGAGCAACCCCGCGCCCAGCGACGAGCAGATCGAGGCGGCCATGGCCGGCAACATCTGCCGCTGCGGCACCTACAACCGGATCAAGACGGCGATCCACAACGCCTCCGCCAAGTTGCAGGAGGCCAAGGCATGA
- a CDS encoding DUF1654 domain-containing protein translates to MNHTASIPALPTAYDLLNTRIQRIIHAPAAQQACQACISRLPGEDEGDWAHLLESFDRSNQWLLDPQRDGSIVLRWSSAA, encoded by the coding sequence ATGAACCACACTGCATCGATCCCCGCCCTGCCCACGGCCTATGACCTGCTGAACACCCGCATCCAGCGCATCATCCACGCCCCGGCCGCGCAACAGGCCTGCCAGGCCTGCATTTCCCGATTGCCCGGCGAAGACGAGGGCGACTGGGCCCACCTGCTGGAAAGCTTCGACCGTTCCAACCAGTGGCTGCTCGACCCGCAGCGCGACGGCAGCATCGTCCTGCGCTGGAGTTCCGCCGCCTGA
- a CDS encoding xanthine dehydrogenase family protein molybdopterin-binding subunit, whose product MKRSYPDDLVIGNLSRRGFLKGVGATGVLLVAANWGWRDALAAEKKAFGADAMPHGWVDNPKIYVSIDRDGTVGIVCNRSEMGQGVRTSLAMVVADELEADWSRVKVIQAPGDEARYGNQDTDGSRSMRHWFEPMRRCGAAARQMLEQAAANQWKVPLGECRAEQNKVLHAPSGRSLSFGELAEAAAGLEVPARDKLLLKKPEQFRYIGKDVARAIDGADIVNGRAGFGFDARFDDMLYAVVARPPVYGGKLKRYDAAAALKVPGVVKVIEIEGRPIPSEFQPLGGVAVVAQNTWAAIKGREALVVEWDAGVNGGYDSVAYRKQLEEAARKPGKVVRDSGDAAALFAKGGDIVEAEYYLPHLAQAPMEPPVSTAWYKDGACEVWAPTQAPQVTRERIAERLKLPFDKVTVNVTLLGGGFGRKSKPDFVLEAAILAKAFPGRHLRVQWTREDDLHFSYFHTVSVERLQAVLGADGLPQAWLHRSVAPSITALFGPDSKHQGAFELGMGLTNLPFAIPNVRLENPEAPAHTRVGWFRSVSNIPHAFAIQSFVGELAAKAGQDPKDYLLKLLGPARRIDTAELGDSWNYGESPERYPLDVGRLRGVIEEAARQSGWGGELPRGRARGIAAHYSFVTYVAVVIEVEVKDDGALLVHKATIAADCGPQINPERIRSQLEGACVMGLGLAALGEISFKDGKVQQDNFHQYELARMPLAPKAVSVHLLKPDGDLPLGGVGEPGVPPIAPALCNAIFAATGKRIRELPIRNQLQGWRKA is encoded by the coding sequence ATGAAGCGCTCGTACCCCGACGATCTGGTCATCGGCAATCTCAGCCGCCGCGGTTTCCTCAAGGGCGTCGGCGCCACCGGCGTGCTGCTGGTGGCTGCCAACTGGGGCTGGCGCGACGCCCTGGCCGCCGAGAAGAAGGCCTTTGGCGCCGACGCCATGCCCCACGGCTGGGTGGACAACCCGAAGATCTACGTGAGCATCGACCGGGACGGCACGGTCGGCATCGTCTGCAACCGCTCGGAAATGGGCCAGGGCGTGCGCACCAGCCTGGCGATGGTGGTGGCCGACGAGCTGGAGGCCGACTGGAGCCGGGTCAAGGTGATCCAGGCGCCCGGCGACGAAGCGCGCTACGGCAACCAGGACACCGATGGCTCGCGCAGCATGCGCCATTGGTTCGAACCCATGCGCCGCTGCGGTGCGGCGGCGCGACAGATGCTCGAACAGGCCGCGGCCAACCAGTGGAAGGTCCCGCTGGGCGAGTGCCGCGCCGAACAGAACAAGGTGCTGCATGCGCCCAGCGGCCGTTCGCTGTCCTTCGGCGAACTGGCCGAGGCCGCCGCGGGTCTCGAAGTGCCGGCGCGCGACAAGCTGCTGCTGAAGAAGCCCGAGCAGTTCCGCTACATCGGCAAGGACGTGGCGCGCGCCATCGACGGCGCCGATATCGTCAATGGCCGCGCCGGCTTCGGCTTCGACGCGCGCTTCGACGACATGCTCTACGCCGTGGTCGCCCGGCCGCCGGTCTACGGCGGCAAGCTCAAGCGCTACGACGCCGCCGCGGCGCTGAAGGTGCCGGGGGTGGTCAAGGTGATCGAGATCGAGGGCCGGCCGATCCCGTCCGAGTTCCAGCCGCTGGGCGGGGTCGCCGTGGTGGCGCAGAACACCTGGGCGGCGATCAAGGGGCGCGAGGCGCTGGTGGTCGAGTGGGACGCCGGGGTCAACGGCGGCTACGACTCGGTGGCCTACCGCAAGCAACTGGAAGAGGCCGCGCGCAAACCGGGCAAGGTGGTGCGCGACAGCGGCGATGCCGCGGCGCTGTTCGCCAAGGGTGGGGATATCGTCGAGGCCGAGTACTACCTGCCGCACCTGGCCCAGGCGCCGATGGAACCGCCGGTCTCCACCGCCTGGTACAAAGACGGCGCCTGCGAGGTCTGGGCCCCGACCCAGGCGCCGCAAGTGACCCGCGAGCGCATCGCCGAGCGCCTGAAACTGCCGTTCGACAAGGTCACGGTCAACGTGACCCTGCTCGGCGGCGGTTTCGGCCGCAAGTCCAAGCCCGACTTCGTGCTGGAAGCGGCGATCCTGGCCAAGGCGTTCCCCGGTCGCCACCTGCGCGTGCAGTGGACCCGCGAGGACGACCTGCATTTCTCCTATTTCCACACGGTCTCGGTGGAGCGCCTGCAGGCCGTGCTCGGCGCCGACGGGCTGCCGCAGGCTTGGCTGCATCGCTCGGTGGCGCCGAGCATCACCGCACTGTTCGGCCCGGACAGCAAGCACCAGGGCGCCTTCGAACTGGGCATGGGCCTGACCAACCTGCCGTTCGCCATCCCCAACGTGCGCCTGGAGAACCCCGAGGCCCCGGCGCACACCCGGGTCGGCTGGTTCCGCTCGGTCTCCAACATTCCCCACGCCTTCGCCATCCAGAGCTTCGTCGGCGAACTGGCGGCGAAGGCCGGCCAGGACCCGAAGGACTACCTGCTCAAGCTGCTCGGCCCGGCGCGGCGAATCGACACCGCCGAACTCGGCGACAGCTGGAACTACGGCGAGTCGCCGGAGCGCTACCCGCTCGATGTCGGCCGCCTGCGCGGGGTGATCGAGGAGGCGGCGCGCCAGTCCGGCTGGGGCGGCGAGCTGCCCAGGGGCAGGGCGCGGGGAATCGCCGCGCACTACAGCTTCGTCACCTACGTGGCGGTGGTGATCGAGGTGGAGGTGAAGGACGACGGCGCGCTGCTGGTGCACAAGGCCACCATCGCCGCCGACTGCGGTCCGCAGATCAACCCCGAGCGCATCCGCTCGCAGCTCGAAGGCGCCTGCGTGATGGGCCTGGGCCTGGCGGCGCTGGGCGAGATCAGCTTCAAGGATGGCAAGGTCCAGCAGGACAACTTCCACCAGTACGAGCTGGCGCGCATGCCGCTGGCGCCCAAGGCGGTGTCGGTGCATCTGCTCAAGCCGGATGGCGACCTGCCGTTGGGCGGGGTCGGCGAGCCCGGCGTGCCGCCGATAGCGCCGGCGCTGTGCAACGCGATCTTCGCCGCCACCGGCAAGCGCATTCGCGAGTTGCCGATCCGCAATCAGTTGCAGGGGTGGCGGAAGGCCTAG
- a CDS encoding transcriptional repressor: protein MTHSPVKQMLKEAGLKMSLARLKVIDALWEASGEQGRVPIRTLHRRLSETGTPLSLVSIRQVLGRLVESGLVTLDEQDVYSPGKASWGGAAGSAAPERRAAANEQRL from the coding sequence ATGACCCATTCGCCCGTCAAACAGATGTTGAAGGAGGCCGGCCTGAAGATGAGCCTGGCCCGGCTGAAAGTGATCGATGCGCTCTGGGAAGCCTCGGGGGAGCAGGGCCGGGTGCCGATCCGCACCCTGCACCGGCGTCTCTCCGAAACCGGTACGCCGCTGTCCCTGGTGAGCATCCGCCAGGTCCTCGGGCGCCTGGTGGAAAGCGGCCTGGTGACCCTCGACGAACAGGATGTCTACAGCCCCGGCAAGGCTTCCTGGGGCGGTGCCGCCGGTTCCGCGGCGCCCGAGCGCCGCGCCGCGGCCAACGAGCAGCGGCTCTGA
- a CDS encoding lysine N(6)-hydroxylase/L-ornithine N(5)-oxygenase family protein — protein MTQATATAVVHDLIGIGFGPSNIALAIALEERARTQGELQVLFLDKQADYRWHGNTLVSQSELQISFLKDLVSLRNPTSPYSFVNYLHKHGRLVDFINLGTFYPCRMEFNDYLRWVAGHFAEQSRYGEEVLSVEPMLVERKVEALRVTSRNAEGEELVRTTRSVVVSAGGTPRIPLAFRHLKDDGRVFHHSQYLERMLKQPCVNGQPMKVAIIGGGQSAAEAFIDLNDSYPSVQVDLILRGSALKPADDSPFVNEVFAPEFTDLIYNQEGAERERLVREYHNTNYSVVDIDLIERIYGIFYRQKVSGVPRHAFRSLRSVEKATAGAEGIELALRNTANGELSVQRYDLVILATGYERQLHRQLLEPMADYLGDFEVDRNYRLITDQRCQASIYMQGFCQASHGLSDTLLSVLPVRAEEISGSLYQHLKPGTAARALHEHALAS, from the coding sequence ATGACCCAGGCTACAGCAACCGCCGTCGTTCACGACCTTATCGGTATCGGCTTCGGCCCCTCGAACATCGCCCTGGCGATCGCCCTTGAGGAACGCGCGAGGACCCAGGGGGAACTGCAAGTCCTGTTCCTCGACAAACAGGCCGACTATCGCTGGCACGGCAATACCCTGGTCAGCCAGAGCGAGTTGCAGATTTCCTTCCTCAAGGACCTGGTATCCCTGCGCAATCCAACCAGTCCCTATTCCTTCGTCAACTACCTGCACAAACATGGGCGCCTGGTGGACTTCATCAACCTGGGCACCTTCTACCCCTGCCGCATGGAGTTCAACGACTATCTGCGCTGGGTCGCCGGCCACTTCGCCGAGCAGAGCCGTTATGGCGAGGAAGTGCTGTCGGTCGAGCCGATGCTGGTCGAGCGCAAGGTCGAGGCGCTGCGGGTGACTTCGCGCAACGCCGAAGGCGAGGAGCTTGTGCGGACCACTCGCTCGGTGGTGGTCAGCGCCGGCGGTACGCCACGAATTCCCCTGGCGTTCCGCCACCTGAAGGATGATGGCAGGGTCTTCCACCATTCGCAGTATCTGGAGCGCATGCTCAAGCAGCCCTGTGTCAACGGCCAGCCGATGAAAGTCGCGATCATCGGCGGCGGACAGAGTGCCGCCGAAGCCTTCATCGATCTCAACGACAGCTATCCATCGGTACAGGTCGACCTGATCCTGCGCGGTTCGGCGCTGAAGCCGGCGGACGACAGCCCGTTCGTCAACGAAGTATTCGCGCCCGAGTTCACCGACCTGATCTACAACCAGGAAGGCGCGGAGCGTGAGCGCCTGGTGCGCGAGTACCACAACACCAACTATTCGGTGGTGGATATCGACCTGATCGAGCGTATTTACGGCATCTTCTATCGCCAGAAGGTTTCCGGAGTCCCGCGCCACGCCTTCCGTAGCCTGCGCTCGGTGGAGAAGGCCACGGCAGGCGCCGAGGGTATCGAGCTGGCGCTGCGTAATACCGCCAATGGCGAACTGAGCGTGCAGCGCTACGACCTGGTAATCCTCGCCACCGGTTATGAGCGGCAGTTGCATCGTCAACTGCTGGAGCCGATGGCCGACTACCTCGGGGACTTCGAGGTCGACCGCAACTATCGTCTGATCACCGACCAGCGTTGCCAGGCGTCGATCTACATGCAGGGCTTCTGCCAGGCCAGCCATGGCCTCAGCGACACCCTGCTGTCGGTGCTGCCGGTGCGTGCCGAGGAAATCTCCGGCTCCCTGTACCAGCACCTGAAGCCCGGCACTGCGGCCCGCGCCCTGCACGAGCACGCCCTGGCCAGCTGA
- the pvdQ gene encoding acyl-homoserine lactone acylase PvdQ has translation MGMRTVLTGLAGMLLGSMMPVQADMPRPTGLAADIRWTAYGVPHIRAKDERGLGYGIGYAYARDNACLLAEEIVTARGERARYFGSEGKSSAELDNLPSDIFYAWLNQPEALQAFWQAQTPAVRQLLEGYAAGFNRFLREADGKTTSCLGQPWLRAIATDDLLRLTRRLLVEGGVGQFADALVAAAPPGAEKVALSGEQAFQVAEQRRQRFRLERGSNAIAVGSERSADGKGMLLANPHFPWNGAMRFYQMHLTIPGRLDVMGASLPGLPVVNIGFSRHLAWTHTVDTSSHFTLYRLALDPKDPRRYLVDGRSLPLEEKSVAIEVRGADGKLSRVEHKVYQSIYGPLVVWPGKLDWNRSEAYALRDANLENTRVLQQWYSINQASDVADLRRRVEALQGIPWVNTLAADEQGNALYMNQSVVPYLKPELIPACAIPQLVAEGLPALQGQDSRCAWSRDPAAAQAGITPAAQLPVLLRRDFVQNSNDSAWLTNPASPLQGFSPLVSQEKPIGPRARYALSRLQGKQPLEAKTLEEMVTANHVFSADQVLPDLLRLCRDNQGENSLARACAALAQWDRGANLDSGSGFVYFQRFMQRFAELDGAWKEPFDAQRPLDTPQGIALDRPQVATQVRQALADAAAEVEKSGIPDGARWGDLQVSTRGQERIAIPGGDGHFGVYNAIQSVRKGDHLEVVGGTSYIQLVTFPEEGPKARGLLAFSQSSDPRSPHYRDQTELFSRQQWQTLPFSDRQIDADPQLQRLSIRE, from the coding sequence ATGGGGATGCGTACCGTACTGACCGGCCTGGCCGGCATGCTGTTGGGTTCGATGATGCCGGTCCAGGCCGATATGCCGCGGCCGACCGGGCTGGCCGCGGACATCCGCTGGACCGCCTATGGCGTGCCGCACATCCGGGCCAAGGATGAGCGCGGCCTGGGCTATGGCATCGGCTACGCCTACGCGCGCGACAACGCCTGCCTGCTGGCCGAGGAGATCGTCACCGCGCGCGGCGAGCGGGCGCGCTATTTCGGCAGCGAGGGCAAGTCGTCGGCCGAGCTGGACAACCTGCCGTCCGACATCTTCTACGCCTGGCTCAACCAACCCGAGGCGCTGCAAGCCTTCTGGCAGGCGCAGACGCCCGCGGTACGCCAGTTGCTCGAAGGCTACGCCGCCGGTTTCAACCGCTTCCTCCGCGAGGCCGACGGCAAGACCACCAGTTGCCTTGGCCAGCCCTGGCTGCGGGCCATCGCGACCGATGACCTGCTGCGCCTGACCCGGCGCCTGCTGGTCGAAGGCGGGGTCGGCCAGTTCGCCGACGCGCTGGTAGCCGCCGCGCCGCCCGGAGCGGAGAAGGTCGCCTTGAGCGGCGAGCAGGCGTTCCAGGTCGCCGAGCAGCGGCGCCAGCGCTTCCGCCTGGAGCGCGGCAGCAACGCCATTGCCGTTGGCAGCGAACGTTCGGCGGACGGCAAGGGCATGCTCCTGGCCAACCCGCACTTCCCCTGGAACGGCGCGATGCGTTTCTACCAGATGCACCTGACCATTCCCGGCCGGCTCGACGTGATGGGGGCCTCGCTGCCCGGCCTGCCGGTGGTCAACATCGGCTTCAGCCGCCACCTGGCCTGGACCCACACGGTGGATACCTCCAGCCACTTCACCCTGTATCGCCTGGCGCTGGACCCGAAGGACCCGCGGCGCTACCTGGTCGACGGTCGTTCGCTGCCGCTGGAGGAGAAGTCCGTCGCGATCGAGGTACGCGGCGCCGACGGCAAGCTGTCGCGCGTCGAGCACAAGGTCTACCAGTCGATCTACGGCCCGCTGGTGGTCTGGCCCGGCAAGCTGGACTGGAACCGCAGCGAGGCCTATGCGCTGCGTGACGCCAACCTGGAGAACACCCGGGTACTGCAACAGTGGTACTCGATCAACCAGGCCAGCGACGTCGCCGACCTGCGCCGGCGCGTCGAGGCGCTACAGGGGATCCCCTGGGTCAACACCCTGGCCGCGGACGAGCAGGGCAACGCCCTGTACATGAACCAGTCGGTGGTGCCCTACCTGAAGCCGGAACTGATTCCCGCCTGCGCCATTCCGCAACTGGTCGCCGAAGGCCTGCCGGCCCTCCAGGGGCAGGACAGCCGCTGTGCCTGGAGCCGCGACCCGGCCGCGGCCCAGGCTGGCATCACCCCGGCGGCGCAACTGCCGGTGCTGTTGCGCAGGGACTTCGTGCAGAACTCCAACGACAGCGCCTGGCTGACCAACCCGGCGAGCCCGCTGCAGGGCTTCTCGCCCCTGGTCAGCCAGGAGAAGCCCATCGGTCCGCGGGCGCGCTACGCCCTGAGCCGGCTACAGGGCAAGCAGCCGCTGGAGGCGAAGACGCTCGAGGAAATGGTCACCGCCAACCATGTCTTCAGCGCCGACCAGGTGCTGCCGGACCTGCTCCGCCTGTGCCGCGACAACCAGGGCGAGAATTCCCTTGCCCGTGCCTGCGCGGCCCTGGCGCAGTGGGACCGTGGCGCCAACCTCGACAGCGGCAGCGGCTTCGTCTACTTCCAGCGCTTCATGCAACGCTTCGCCGAACTCGACGGCGCGTGGAAGGAACCGTTCGATGCGCAACGTCCCCTGGATACGCCGCAAGGCATCGCCCTCGACCGGCCGCAGGTGGCGACCCAGGTGCGCCAGGCGCTGGCGGACGCGGCGGCGGAGGTGGAGAAGAGCGGGATTCCCGACGGCGCGCGCTGGGGCGACCTGCAAGTGAGCACCCGTGGCCAGGAACGCATCGCGATTCCCGGCGGCGATGGCCATTTCGGGGTCTACAACGCGATCCAGAGCGTCCGCAAGGGCGACCACCTGGAGGTGGTCGGCGGCACCAGCTACATCCAGCTGGTGACCTTCCCCGAGGAAGGGCCCAAGGCTCGCGGGTTGCTGGCTTTCTCCCAGTCCAGCGATCCGCGCTCGCCGCACTACCGCGACCAGACCGAGCTGTTTTCCCGCCAGCAATGGCAGACCTTGCCGTTCAGCGACAGGCAGATCGACGCCGACCCGCAACTGCAACGGCTAAGCATTCGCGAATGA
- the lldA gene encoding L-lactate dehydrogenase LldA, with protein MSVITDIEDLRRLARKRVPRMFYDYADSGSWSEGTYRANQDDFAAIKLRQRVARNIENRSLRTRMLGQEMAMPVAIAPTGLAGMQHADGEILAARAAAEFGVRYTLSTMSICSLEDIATEVGQPFWFQLYVMRDRDFIERLIDRAKAAGCDALVLTLDLQIIGQRHKDLKNGLSAPPRPTLANLLNIATKPRWALGMLGTRRRGFGNIVGHVKGVDDMGSLSEWTARQFDPRLNWGDVEWIKRRWGGKLVLKGILDAEDARLAADSGADALVVSNHGGRQLDGAPSTISALPAIVEAVGECIEVWLDSGIRSGQDVLKAIALGARGTMIGRPYLYGLGALGQAGVTRALEIIARELDLTMAFCGHTDIREVGRDILLPGSYPR; from the coding sequence ATGAGCGTCATCACCGATATCGAAGACCTGCGCCGCCTGGCGCGCAAGCGCGTGCCGCGGATGTTCTACGACTACGCCGACTCCGGTTCCTGGAGCGAAGGCACCTACCGCGCCAACCAGGACGACTTCGCCGCGATCAAGCTGCGCCAGCGGGTCGCGCGGAATATCGAGAACCGCTCGCTGCGCACCCGCATGCTCGGCCAGGAGATGGCCATGCCGGTGGCCATCGCGCCCACCGGGCTGGCCGGCATGCAGCATGCCGACGGCGAGATCCTCGCCGCCCGCGCCGCCGCCGAGTTCGGCGTGCGCTACACCCTCTCGACCATGAGCATCTGTTCCCTGGAGGACATCGCCACGGAAGTCGGCCAGCCGTTCTGGTTCCAGCTCTACGTGATGCGCGACCGCGATTTCATCGAACGCCTGATCGACCGTGCCAAGGCCGCCGGCTGCGACGCGCTGGTGCTGACCCTCGACCTGCAGATCATCGGCCAGCGCCACAAGGACCTGAAGAACGGTCTCTCGGCGCCGCCGCGGCCGACCCTGGCCAACCTGCTGAACATCGCCACCAAGCCGCGCTGGGCGCTGGGCATGCTCGGCACCCGGCGTCGCGGTTTCGGCAACATCGTCGGGCACGTCAAGGGCGTCGACGACATGGGCTCACTGTCCGAGTGGACCGCCCGCCAGTTCGACCCGCGGCTGAACTGGGGCGACGTCGAATGGATCAAGCGGCGCTGGGGCGGCAAGCTGGTACTCAAGGGCATTCTCGATGCCGAGGATGCGCGGCTGGCCGCCGACTCCGGCGCCGATGCGCTGGTCGTCAGCAACCATGGCGGACGCCAACTGGACGGCGCGCCCTCGACCATCAGCGCGCTGCCGGCGATCGTCGAGGCGGTGGGCGAGTGCATCGAGGTCTGGCTCGACAGCGGCATCCGTTCCGGGCAGGACGTGCTCAAGGCCATCGCCCTCGGTGCGCGCGGGACCATGATCGGCCGTCCCTATCTCTACGGGCTGGGCGCGCTGGGGCAGGCCGGAGTGACGCGGGCGCTGGAGATCATAGCCCGCGAGCTGGACCTGACCATGGCCTTCTGCGGCCATACCGACATCCGCGAGGTCGGCCGGGACATCCTGTTGCCGGGAAGCTATCCGCGATAG